The sequence below is a genomic window from Chromatiales bacterium 21-64-14.
CCAGACCGCCGAGCGTCATCGTATTGAGGCTTTGCCCGACATAACGAAGCGCAATGACCGCTGCCAGCAACGAGAGTGGAATGGAAATGAACGAGATCAGCGCTGCGCGCCATTCACGCAGGAAGACCATCAGCACGATGGCGACCAGAAATATGCCAAAAAGCAGCGACTTTGCGAGTGAATGCAATGCGGATTCTATATAGCGGGCCGGTTCGTACAGCTGGGGATAGAGGGTGACACCGCGCTCGCGCGCGAGCGCGGTCAATTCGGTGAGTGCGGCGTTGACGCCGCGCGTGGTGGTCAAGGTGTCGGCGCCATACTGGCCGTTGATCGTGATGACGACGCCCGGTTGGCCCATCACCAGCGCATCACCGAAGCGGGGGGCATTGCCGAAGCGGATTCGCGCGACGTGGCTCAGTAGCAGCGGCGGTGTGCCAGCGTGAGTGCGCACCACGGCATCGCCGAGCTGCTGCGGCGTCAGCGCCTGTCCGTCGCTCTCCAGTGTGAAGCGCTGGATCGGTGTGTCGACTAATCCCGCACTACGCATGCCGGTGGCCGCTTGGGTCGCGGCCACCACGTCCTGCAGACTCAGATGCAGCATGGCCAGTCGCGATGGCCGCACCCGCACCTGCAGTTGACGCGTCTCTCCACCCCAGAGGTTGATGTCGGCGATGCCCGGTACTGAAAGCAGGCGTGGCAGCACGGTCCAGCGCACAAAATCCTGCAGCGCACGTGGCGACAGGGACACGCTGGTGAATCCGATACTCTCGATCACCATCGTCGAGGAAGTCAGGGGCAACATCGTTGGCGTGCCAACGCCCGCCGGCAGTTGCCCAGGGATTCCCGCGAGCTTCTCAGAAACCAATTGCCGCTGGCGGTAAGGGTTGGCGCTGCTGCCGAAAACGAGCTGGATTTTGGACAGCCCCTGTACCGATTCAGAACGTACCGCGCGCACGCCCAGCACTCCGGAAACGGCCGCTTCCAGCGGTCGCGTCACCAGCGCCTCGACCTGTCGTGGCGCCAGCCCCGGTGCCTCGGTTTCTATCGTCAGTTGCGGCGGCACGAACTCCGGGAACAGGTCGTAGTCGGCATGGCTGAGCGTCAACCCGCCCCAGACCAGCAGCAACACCGCCAAAGCGACCACGACACCCGGATGCGCCAGGCTGCGGCGAACGATGGCGGCGAGCATTAGTCATCGTCCCCGTCGGAATCTTGAGGCTCGGACTTCGATTTCGCAGCGAGCCCGGGGGCCTGCTCAGCCCGCCACAAGGCGCTGGCCCCTGCGATCACCAGTTTATCGCCCGGTCCGACTTGGCCACCCGCGGCCCAGCCATCGCCTTGCCACGTCCGCAGCGTGAGTGCGCGGCGCTGGAACCGATCCGATCCTTCCTGAACATAGGCATAGGGGATACCCCGTATCCGCACGATGGCAGTCTCCGGGATCAAAACGGCGGGTTGCGCTGCGCCCCGTAATCGCAGCGCGATGCGGAGCGCCTGTCCCGGCCGGAGGACTTCCGCGCCGGGCATCCCCACTTGTAGCAGCCAGGCGGGGGCTTGCAGCGCAGGGTCCACGGTCGGCGCGGGGCCGAGTACGCGCGCAACGATGGGCCCGCCGCCATTGAGAGCGCGCAGGGTCGCCGCAATCGGCGCAGCGTCGGCAGTCCCACCCGGAACATCCGCGCGTACCAGCACCGCGCGACCCGCGACGAGCTGCTGGATCAATTGATTGCGCTGCGCGGTCGTCAACGTCGCCACGACCGCGCCCCAATCCAGGCGCAGTCGCTGGCGCAGGCTGTTTCGCTTGAGGCGGTCGGCAAGTGCCTGCACCTGCGCCGCCTGAAGCGTTTTCAGCGAGGTATTGCGGCCGGCGGTGTAGAGTTGTTGCAGACGCATCGCTTCGGCGGACGAGACATCGGCCGTGGCCGCCGCAGTCTCAATCGCGGCATCGAGCACCACCAGAGGTGCGGGATTCAGCACTTGCCCGAACGCCTCGATTTGCGGCGGAACCCGCAGAGCGCGCGCCGGTTGCACGCGCAGGCTTACAAGCGCCTGCTCGGATCGGGTCAAGGTGACTTGCGGTGATGAATTCGATCGAAGATCTGCCGGGTCGGCGCGAACGGCACCGGTCACGAACAACAACAGGAAAGCGACTGCGTTGGATACCCTTTTCATCGTGACTCTCCCAGAGTGAGAGGCTGGGTGAGGAGGCTGCCCAACGCGACTTCGCTGCCACCCAGCGGCCGATGCAAGGCGTCTTCTAAGGCGCCACGCGCCATCTGCCAGTTGAAGTTGGATTGCAGACTGGATAGCTCGACCGCCGCTGCGTTCAGGCGGGCGGTCAGCAGGGCGACATGATCGAGATTGCCCAGATTGAAATCTTGCTGTGCCGTGCGCAGTTGTTGCTGCGCCAGCGGCAACTGCCGTTCACGGGCGCGCTCAGCGACGAGGGCGGCCTGACGCGCTGCCGCGCGGGCGGCAGTGATATGGGCGAGAATGTGTGCTTGCACGGCCTCCAGCTGTGCCCCTGCCTTGGCGACGCGCGCCTGGGCTTGGGCGATGGGACCTTGGTTCTGGTTGAAGATCGGCAATGCGAAGTGGATCGAGAACGGCAGGCGTACGCCGCCTTCCAGAGTGTTGTAGCCAGGCCCAACGGTGACGCCGGGGTACTGCTTGTCCACCTCGATGCGCAGGGCCTGCTCAGCGGCGCCGTAGTTCGCCATGGCGGTCGCCAGATCGGCACGAGTCAACAAAGCGTGTCGGCTGAGCCTGTCCAGCAGCTCGGAAGAAACGGGTATGGGGTGCTGCCATTCTGGCCAGACCGCATCCAGCGCCGGCAAGGCTTGCGCGGGAATGCCGATGACGGCGGCGAGCGCATGGTGTGCGGCCGTCGCTTGCGCACGCATGGCGTCGAGCTTTTGCCGGATCCTCAGGGCTTGGGCCTGCGCCATTTGTACCTGCGGAGCAGAGGCCTCCCCCACGTTCACCTGCGCCGCGAGTAGTCGTGACATGGATCGAGCGTCTTCATACTGTCGCGCAAGCACGGCACCGGCAGCATCGGCGTAGCGCAGCCTCAGCAAGGCGTTACGCAAACGGCTACGGACTTTCCACACCGCGTCGGCCAAGTCCCAGCCAGCGGCCGCTTCGAAGAAACCGGCCTGTATCTGCCGCGCACGACGCAGGTCGAATCGCGGCAACAGGGCTTGGATTGCCACGCCATAGAGCCATGGAGTGGTGACCGCATCCTTGGCGTATTCGAGTGTGAGTCCCAGCGTCGGGTTCGGATACTCGTGCGCGGTGATCTCGCCGGCGTGCGCGGCGAGAAGTTTGGCGCGCGCTTCGGCCAGGCTCGGATTGTAGTACAGCGCCGCCACCAGCAAGTCGGCACGGTTCCAGTGCGGAGGGGGCCAAGGCAAGCGCCCCAGTTGTGCCACATAACGCGTCAGCCCGGGATCATCCAGGCGGCGCATCTCCAATCGCTGGGCCTGCTTTGTCAAATCCACGGGCTGCGGACGATAGCTCACGCAGCCGGCGAGCGTTGTCAGAGCTGCGAGTGCGATCAGGGCCGCCGGTCGGGTGAAACCCAGTGCCGTTTTGAACGGCTGGGTCCCGACGACAAAAGGAGGGTCAGTCATGCTTCGGCGTGCCGAGTGTCGCAAGCACGGTCGAGGTTACTGACAGCATCATGGCGGGAGTATTGCCTGACCGAACACATGTTCAGCGTCGCCTTTGCGGTGAGCTGAAGGGCGGAGAAGCGCGCATCGCTTCAAGCGCGGCGGGCATGAATGCCGCTCTTGGCGTCTTCAAGCAGGCATAGCGCGCGATCGAACAGTTCGGCAACGCAAGGATCCACAATCCGGTAGTGAATCGTCGTGCCTTCCCTACGGGTTGCCACCACGCCGCGATCCGCCAAGCGCTGGAGTTGGTTGGAGACCGCTTGTGGTTTCAGGCCGATGGTCTTTGCCAACTCGGATACGCACAGTTCCCCGGCCCGCACGAGCGCGTGCAAGAGCCGAATCCGTGTCTCGTTCCCAAGCACTTTGAACAGAGACGTCAATTCAACAGCATGCTCGGGCGAAACCAGTTTGCGTGTCGCCAATGAGCGTTTGGGCGGACAGCACGCCGGTAGGCCAGCGGATGGCGTCTTGGAATGTTTAGTCATTTTTAGATCACTTTACTACACAATGTAGTGTAATATCTGTCGTGATGGCAGTCAACGCCTCGCCTGCCCCGGCTATGGTATGTGGGCGGCGCCGCTCAAACATGCGGCAGAACACGAAATCACCTGCAACATGCACGGGGTAACGTGGGTGAAGTACGCACCCTGATTCGGGTGATCGAGGACACAATCAAGCGCTATGTCCTGAAGGTGATGGTA
It includes:
- a CDS encoding transcriptional regulator yields the protein MTKHSKTPSAGLPACCPPKRSLATRKLVSPEHAVELTSLFKVLGNETRIRLLHALVRAGELCVSELAKTIGLKPQAVSNQLQRLADRGVVATRREGTTIHYRIVDPCVAELFDRALCLLEDAKSGIHARRA